The window TCTTAAAAAAATGTTTGATAATCTACGCCACAAAATGGAACGCGAATGGTTTGGTGTACTCACAAGAATGGGTGCCAAACTGGGAATTCCGGTTTCTAAACTGAGAATTTTCTTTATCTATTCTACCTTTGCAACGGCAGGTTTTTTCTTTTTAATTTATCTTGGTTTGGCTTTTACTCTTTGGATAAAAGATATCTTTATCACCAGACGACCAAGCGTTTTTGACCTTTAATTATGGAATTTTTACAGATTAC is drawn from Chryseobacterium muglaense and contains these coding sequences:
- a CDS encoding PspC family transcriptional regulator, coding for MFDNLRHKMEREWFGVLTRMGAKLGIPVSKLRIFFIYSTFATAGFFFLIYLGLAFTLWIKDIFITRRPSVFDL